The Methylomicrobium agile genome has a segment encoding these proteins:
- a CDS encoding type IV pilin protein, with the protein MDTFRRLAGFTLIELMIAIAIIGILASIAYPAYTEYVKQAKRADGKSALLSAQMAQEKYRTTHTAYSASLDAIGVSGTSPDGYYTVAITGTPNATTYTLTATPRSPFTDSTCGTFAVNQDGKDYTGYASADCWKK; encoded by the coding sequence ATGGACACTTTCAGGCGACTTGCAGGGTTTACATTGATCGAATTGATGATTGCCATCGCCATTATCGGCATTCTCGCATCGATCGCCTATCCCGCTTATACGGAGTATGTCAAACAAGCCAAGCGCGCCGACGGTAAATCCGCTTTGTTGAGCGCGCAGATGGCTCAGGAAAAATACCGGACGACACATACCGCCTACAGCGCCTCGCTCGATGCCATCGGCGTTTCCGGTACATCGCCCGATGGCTACTACACGGTTGCCATTACCGGAACGCCGAATGCGACGACCTACACCCTAACAGCAACGCCCAGAAGCCCGTTTACCGATTCTACTTGCGGCACGTTTGCCGTAAATCAGGACGGGAAAGACTATACGGGCTATGCAAGCGCCGATTGCTGGAAAAAATAG
- a CDS encoding GspH/FimT family pseudopilin, giving the protein MKKLGNSGFTLLELMIVIAIVAILAAMAGPSFNATLEKQRLISAAEAMLADLRWARAEAIVRNQKIRVTFTTGGAWSYAIRVGPGGSNTLLKTVNGSDFPATTLASASFAGGVAYTTFDPIRGINPNNGTATITSNHFSVGVKVSTLGRARICGSIGGYEAC; this is encoded by the coding sequence ATGAAAAAATTGGGGAATTCCGGCTTTACGCTGCTCGAGCTCATGATAGTCATCGCCATCGTCGCCATTCTGGCAGCGATGGCTGGGCCTTCGTTTAATGCCACCCTCGAAAAGCAGCGTCTCATTAGTGCGGCGGAAGCGATGCTGGCCGACCTGCGTTGGGCGCGTGCCGAAGCCATCGTGCGCAATCAAAAAATCAGAGTCACGTTTACCACCGGCGGCGCATGGAGTTACGCCATCCGGGTCGGCCCTGGCGGCAGCAACACCCTGCTCAAAACCGTCAACGGCAGCGACTTTCCCGCGACCACCTTGGCCTCGGCCAGTTTTGCCGGCGGCGTTGCCTATACTACTTTCGATCCGATACGTGGCATTAATCCCAACAATGGTACCGCCACGATCACTTCCAATCACTTCAGCGTCGGCGTCAAGGTCAGCACGTTAGGCCGGGCGCGGATTTGCGGCTCAATCGGAGGCTACGAAGCATGTTAA
- a CDS encoding PilW family protein, with product MLTHRKGQIGISLVELLIGMLVGLIVVAGGLSIFTASVRGQADNVKLSRLNQDMRAMMDIMVRDIRRAGFVTSDPDTNLDSLRNNPFFDDTITDLAVYNDGSCIVYTYNRNNDSPPDVGSNEYFGFRLSDDGKLEMRRSGSTNENCTNSAWESITEVEVEITGLTFALTSTELNVTSMTNDDDGDGIMEASDSDGIPYGDDNNNGVCDTGEVCNICTRDGSPAPACLYVRNVTITLTGRLHDDHAVTQTIVEQVRVRNDKYLAAVP from the coding sequence ATGTTAACGCACCGTAAAGGGCAAATCGGTATCTCATTGGTCGAACTGCTGATCGGCATGTTGGTTGGCTTGATCGTTGTCGCCGGTGGCCTCAGTATTTTTACTGCCTCGGTCAGAGGGCAGGCCGACAATGTCAAACTCTCCCGCTTGAACCAGGACATGCGTGCCATGATGGATATCATGGTGCGCGATATTCGGCGTGCGGGTTTTGTGACGTCCGATCCGGACACCAATTTAGATTCATTGCGGAATAATCCTTTTTTTGATGACACAATCACCGATCTGGCCGTGTATAACGACGGCAGTTGCATCGTTTATACCTACAATCGTAATAATGACAGTCCGCCCGACGTCGGCAGTAATGAATACTTTGGGTTCCGTTTGAGCGATGACGGCAAACTGGAAATGCGCAGAAGCGGCAGCACCAACGAGAACTGCACTAACAGCGCCTGGGAGTCCATCACCGAAGTGGAGGTGGAAATTACCGGATTGACGTTCGCGCTGACTTCGACGGAGCTCAATGTGACCAGCATGACCAACGACGACGACGGCGACGGCATCATGGAAGCCTCCGATTCCGACGGTATCCCGTACGGCGACGATAACAATAACGGGGTTTGCGACACCGGCGAAGTTTGCAATATTTGTACCCGCGACGGCAGCCCCGCCCCCGCCTGCCTGTATGTCCGCAATGTCACAATTACCTTGACCGGCCGTTTGCACGACGATCATGCGGTCACCCAAACCATCGTCGAGCAGGTGCGGGTGCGCAACGACAAATATCTGGCCGCCGTTCCTTAA
- a CDS encoding pilus assembly PilX family protein — protein sequence MKFPNRNPKARQRGAVTLIVALMLAIVMAVVSVTTARTGLMEQKITGNDLRAREAQEAAEAGLEYGVAWAQKNTIPNAVTCSSGSLPTGCPTALSMVTGSSTGESYSFTLTFTKKIIANKTYIKVESSAEGVNDSTIAAISEAWVTQTNYLTIKGQAAPPFVINGSLANVTGNPDIDSGSPPGTAIITSQPVSAIDTGFFNKHPPPSLGSVVSDNTFPGTSTPAWDYLFTVTLSTATHIAMTNEYNYPAHSLPATPGEEKEPFYVWDSDSHISGNFGSATRPVVIIIQNGRCPKIQGNVTIYGFVYFSATCSDQGWGNATIHGTIVSEGNITKVTANSKHIGNGIGGGGNDVSSFIEDATRIPGTWKDF from the coding sequence ATGAAGTTTCCGAACCGCAATCCCAAGGCCCGCCAGCGGGGCGCCGTTACTTTGATCGTGGCGCTGATGTTGGCGATCGTGATGGCTGTTGTCTCTGTGACCACGGCGCGAACCGGTCTGATGGAGCAAAAGATCACTGGCAACGATCTGCGTGCCCGCGAAGCGCAGGAAGCGGCCGAAGCCGGGCTGGAATACGGCGTGGCCTGGGCGCAAAAGAATACCATTCCGAATGCCGTGACCTGTTCCTCGGGCTCCTTGCCGACGGGATGTCCGACGGCACTGAGCATGGTCACTGGTTCGTCGACCGGCGAGAGCTATAGCTTTACGCTGACTTTCACGAAAAAAATAATTGCGAACAAGACTTACATTAAAGTCGAATCGTCCGCCGAGGGGGTTAATGATTCTACTATTGCCGCAATATCCGAGGCATGGGTTACACAAACAAACTATTTGACTATAAAAGGGCAAGCCGCTCCTCCTTTTGTAATCAATGGCAGTTTAGCCAATGTCACCGGAAATCCGGATATTGATTCGGGTAGCCCTCCGGGAACGGCGATCATAACATCGCAGCCTGTGAGTGCGATTGATACGGGGTTTTTTAACAAACATCCGCCGCCAAGTCTTGGATCTGTCGTGAGTGATAATACTTTTCCGGGCACATCGACACCGGCATGGGATTATCTTTTTACGGTTACTTTAAGTACCGCGACCCATATCGCCATGACCAATGAGTATAACTATCCTGCTCATTCGTTACCCGCCACTCCGGGGGAAGAGAAAGAGCCATTTTATGTATGGGATAGCGATTCTCATATTAGCGGTAATTTTGGTTCGGCAACTCGCCCCGTCGTCATTATTATCCAGAACGGCAGATGCCCTAAAATTCAAGGAAATGTCACGATTTACGGTTTTGTCTACTTTTCTGCGACATGTAGCGATCAAGGCTGGGGAAATGCGACTATTCATGGAACGATTGTTTCGGAAGGAAATATTACCAAGGTAACCGCTAATTCAAAACACATCGGTAATGGTATTGGTGGCGGCGGTAACGACGTCAGCAGTTTTATTGAAGACGCTACCCGCATTCCCGGCACCTGGAAAGACTTTTGA
- a CDS encoding prepilin-type N-terminal cleavage/methylation domain-containing protein, translating into MNIFRRFVGFTLIELIIAVAIIWYPGIDRLSHLYGACQASQR; encoded by the coding sequence TTGAACATTTTTAGACGATTTGTTGGATTTACCTTGATTGAACTGATAATCGCCGTCGCTATTATTTGGTATCCTGGTATCGATCGCTTATCCCACTTATACGGAGCATGTCAAGCGAGCCAACGGTAA